A window of the Harmonia axyridis chromosome 5, icHarAxyr1.1, whole genome shotgun sequence genome harbors these coding sequences:
- the LOC123679629 gene encoding ribosomal RNA-processing protein 7 homolog A has protein sequence MDQTKLSDMKAISFRFDEEYSPHSMYIKEYLPKNYDEEKPLGRTLFVSRVPLYVDESDMKKLFSEVGEVLTVTLQKGNADMEYYIAGFQCAYVVYKTRENLVKALNMEKFKTLSDDKYTPLRGLQKYIKEYNNSIRSHADLLEDATKAIQLYDKQEEERKLNEKNKTDDDGWTVVTSKGRKINAELAEKLNNQRKKKELKNFYTFQIKESKKKNLEMLREGYEEAKRKVANMKKNRSFKPY, from the exons ATGGACCAAACTAAGTTATCGGATATGAAag CTATTTCCTTCAGATTTGATGAAGAATATAGTCCACACAGTATGTACATAAAGGAATATCTTCCTAAAAACTATGATGAAGAGAAGCCTTTAGGAAGAACATTATTTGTGTCAAGGGTTCCCCTATACGTTGATGAATCTGACATGAAGAAACTGTTTTCCGAAGTTGGTGAAGTATTGACTGTTACATTACAAAAAGGAAACGCAGATATGGAATATTATATTGCTGGCTTTCAATGTGCTTATGTTGTATATAAAACCAGGGAGAACTTAGTTAAGGCCTTAAATATGGAAAAGTTTAAAACTTTGTCTGATGATAAGTACACTCCGCTAAGAGGATTACAGAAGTACATAAAAGAGTATAATAACAGTATTCGAAGTCATGCAGATTTATTAGAAGATGCCACAAAAGCCATTCAATTATATGACAAACAAGAGGAAgaaagaaaattgaatgaaaagaaCAAAACAGATGATGATGGTTGGACTGTGGTGACTTCAAAGGGTAGGAAAATAAATGCAGAACTTGCGGAGAAATTGAATAATCAAAGGAAAAAGAAGGAGCTGAAAAATTTCTATACTTTCCAAATcaaagaatcgaaaaagaagaatttagaAATGTTGAGAGAGGGATATGAAGAAGCTAAAAGAAAAGTCgctaacatgaaaaaaaatagatCATTCAAGCCTTATTAG
- the LOC123679628 gene encoding nucleolin gives MADISEEDLQKEIAAILEDADLSKTSVKKVRQELEKKLGCNLLSKKTIIDTLVMEFIENKKQDDDEDEEDEDEEEEDEEEDSDADKKKKRGSSGKKPPAKKSKKTVTKAPPKDDSEDEDSDASEPSKDEDSEEEYSPKKSSKAKPFKTRKLPPKKKKGSDSDSDDEKPKAKKGGAKRGGGYTKQMTLSKELAALVGQESMARHEVVKEIWAIIKERDLYDPNNKQFAICDDDLFKVIGVKRFRTFGMMKYLKNHFIS, from the exons ATGGCTGACATTTCCGAAGAAGATCTGCAAAAAGAAATTGCCG CTATCCTTGAGGATGCGGATCTTTCCAAAACTTCTGTGAAGAAAGTTCGACAAGAACTAGAGAAAAAGTTAGGATGCAACCTCTTATCAAAGAAAACCATAATCGATACTTTGGTCATGGAATTCatagaaaacaaaaaacaagATGATGATGAAGATGAAGAGGATGaggacgaagaagaagaagatgaagaggaG GACTCTGAtgctgacaaaaaaaaaaaacgtggaTCTTCTGGAAAGAAACCACCAGCAAAAAAAAGCAAAAAGACAGTGACCAAGGCTCCTCCAAAAGACGATTCTGAAGACGAAGATTCTGACGCAAGTGAACCCTCCAAAGATGAAGACTCTGAAGAGGAATACTCCCCAAAAAAGTCCAGCAAGGCAAAACCTTTCAAGACAAGGAAACTTCCCCCTAAAAAGAAGAAAGGTTCAGACTCAGATTCTGATGATGAGAAACCAAAAGCAAAGAAG ggTGGAGCTAAACGAGGAGGCGGCTACACCAAACAAATGACCCTTTCGAAAGAATTAGCAGCTCTTGTTGGTCAAGAATCGATGGCAAGGCATGAGGTAGTGAAGGAAATTTGGGCCATCATCAAAGAAAGAGATTTGTACGATCCCAACAACAAACAGTTTGCTATCTGTGATGACGATCTGTTCAAAGTAATAGGAGTCAAACGCTTCAGAACCTTCGGTATGATGAAATACCTCAAGAATCATTTTATTTCTTAA
- the LOC123679623 gene encoding DDB1- and CUL4-associated factor 10 translates to MSVRRSYRRYQPFISPKSIEDFVRDRELGLKKTPLLDDYFFFKFYSSFDQFNVQPKPTTTRKYGGVFNLEFSQDGRLLVAACEEKSVLLYDAATQKCFKTITEAHSNCVNCVRFLDAHTFATCSDDKTIKLWDLRNLRKETRSLYGHSNWVKNIEYSKSENLLVTSAFDGSIYTWDIKGDSEYNTPYNTAFLMNGIMRTKLTPDGDKMVISTTSGYMIIIHDLHLATLANDLGSFKPDIYRLMQLTEQNFPAGNIFNFLFHPSRRRNRIEFIDDFPNKSEVISSLQIHPHGWSALSRNINGDENQDWTCVHDIQSREPAEYMDYLTVNESNELVDDDEGFSSNNKPTDLWVGLVTNDLLSNERNPFPPTSVELPPFRSMNSGLLGRNAYKTFLRQYPNYQNKLVRNLPRLTHYKREESVGKGFIKEVCFSQDGRVICSPYKRGIRILGFSEKAEELPYCLSKEAQKLHTLVTSTDYHKDVVVCCKFNPVHMRLVSGCLGGDIVWYDPCI, encoded by the exons ATGAGTGTTAGAAGATCTTATCGGAGATACCAACCATTCATATCCCCTAAATCAATAGAGGATTTTGTTAGAGATCGTGAATTGGGGCTGAAAAAAACTCCACTTTTGGACGattacttttttttcaaattttattctagTTTTGATCAATTCAACGTACAACCCAAACCAACGACGACGAGAAAATATGGTGGAGTATTTAATTTAGAATTTAGTCAAGATGG ACGGTTGTTGGTAGCTGCTTGTGAGGAAAAGAGTGTTTTACTATATGATGCTGCCACTCAAAAATGTTTCAAGACGATAACTGAAGCACACTCTAATTGTGTAAATTGTGTTAG atttttagatGCACACACATTTGCCACTTGTTCTGATGACAAAACAATTAAATTATGGGACCTGAGAAATTTGAGGAAGGAAACACGGTCTTTATATGGACATTCAAATTGg GTCAAAAACATCGAATATTCCAAATCTGAAAACTTATTGGTTACATCTGCCTTCGATGGTAGTATCTATACTTGGGATATCAAAGGAGATAGTGAATATAATACACCTTACAATACTGCTTTTCTTATGAACGGCATCATGAGGACAAAGCTGACACCAGATGGTGACAAAATGGTCATTTCTACAACTAGTGGATATATGATAATCATACATGATCTTCACTTAGCTACACTAGCCAATGACCTTGGCAGTTTCAAA CCAGACATTTATAGGCTCATGCAACTCACAGAACAAAACTTCCCAGCAGgcaacattttcaatttcttgttTCATCCTAGTAGAAGAAGAAATAGAATCGAATTCATTGATGATTTTCCAAATAAATCGGAAGTTATCAGTTCTCTACAAATTCATCCGCATGGTTGGAGTGCCCTGTCTAGAAATATCAATGGAGATGAAAATCAGGAT TGGACCTGTGTGCACGATATTCAATCTCGAGAACCGGCAGAATATATGGATTACCTAACTGTTAACGAAAGCAACGAATTGGTTGATGACGATGAAGGCTTCAGTAGTAACAATAAACCAACCGATTTATGGGTTGGTTTAGTTACTAACGACTTATTGAGCAACGAGAGGAATCCTTTTCCCCCGACTAGTGTGGAACTACCTCCCTTTAGATCGATGAATAGTGGCTTACTTGGACGGAACGCTTATAAAACATTCTTGAGGCAGTATCCGAATTATCAGAACAAATTAGTGAGGAACCTACCCCGCTTGACACATTATAAAAGAGAAGAGAGTGTAGGGAAAGGTTTTATAAAAGAAGTTTGTTTCTCGCAGGATGGACGGGTAATTTGTTCACCGTATAAAAGAGGCATAAGAATTCTAGGTTTCAGTGAAAAAGCCGAAGAATTACCGTATTGTTTATCGAAAGAAGCTCAGAAACTGCACACACTTGTTACAAGTACTGATTATCATAAAGATGTGGTTGTTTGTTGCAAGTTCAATCCTGTTCATATGAGGTTGGTCAGTGGATGTTTGGGGGGTGATATTGTTTGGTACGATCCGTGTATATGa
- the LOC123679631 gene encoding target of rapamycin complex subunit lst8, with translation MRSYEENDSLILASGGYDHTIKFWETDTGFCKRTVQHAESQVNALEVTPDQVYLAAASYQHVYMYDLVANNSSPVINFEGATKNITDIGFQQDAKWMYSGGEDCKARIWDLKDSASQAPRCYNAGNPITSVCLHPNQVELFIGDQNGIIHRWDLKTDNTDQIIPEQDAMILDIAIDPLGHYMASVNSKGRCYIWELQGSSEEPTKIKPKFKFDAHNKYALKVLFSHDSSLLATTSGDQSLKIWSMKDYSLIQEFKQEGQRWVWDAAFSGDDQYIFSASSDGVVRLWNVSNGNIEREYAGHQKAVTAIAFKDSSVLP, from the exons ATGAGATCTTACGAGGAAAACGATTCGTTAATTTTAGCTTCTGGAGGATATGACCACACGATAAAATTTTGGGAAACTGATACCGGTTTCTGCAAACGAACAGTCCAACATGCGGAGTCT CAAGTGAATGCATTGGAGGTCACTCCAGACCAAGTGTATCTTGCAGCAGCATCCTATCAACATGTATATATGTATGATTTAGTAGCAAACAACTCCAGTCCAGTTATAAATTTTGAAGGGGCTACCAAGAATATTACAGATATAG GATTTCAACAGGATGCAAAGTGGATGTATTCTGGTGGTGAAGACTGTAAAGCAAGAATATGGGATTTGAAAGATTCTGCATCTCAAGCACCAAGGTGCTACAATGCTGGAAATCCAATCACCAGTGTCTGTCTTCATCCTAATCAAGTGGAACTGTTTATTGGTGATCAGAATGGGATTATCCATCGGTGGGATTTGAAGACTGATAATACAGACCAAATT atTCCTGAGCAAGACGCTATGATCTTAGATATAGCCATTGATCCTTTAGGCCATTACATGGCTAGTGTAAATTCCAAGGGAAGATGCTATATATGGGAATTACAAGGTAGTTCTGAAGAACCAACAAAAATCAAACCGAAGTTTAAGTTTGATGCTCACAATAAATATGCACTGAAGGTTTTATTCAGTCATGATTCATC GTTACTTGCAACAACATCTGGGGATCAAAGTTTGAAAATTTGGTCTATGAAAGATTACTCCTTGATACAGGAATTCAAGCAAGAGGGCCAAAGATGGGTCTGGGATGCTGCTTTTAGTGGAGATGATCAATATATATTTTCTG ctTCATCTGATGGTGTTGTCAGACTATGGAATGTGTCAAACGGAAATATCGAGAGGGAATATGCTGGTCATCAAAAAGCAGTTACTGCAATTGCTTTCAAAGATTCGTCAGTTTTACCATGA